The Oscarella lobularis chromosome 8, ooOscLobu1.1, whole genome shotgun sequence nucleotide sequence ATTCGAATTTCGGAAGGAATGGGAgacacgttgacgttgaGAACCGAACGTCTTCTATACAGTGGCATATACAATTGCATCGCAGATAATGGCGTCAACATGGCAATAAGAAGTTCTGCAGTTAAAGTCTATGGTAAGCTTCAAGTCGAGCATTATATCCATCATTATGTGTTGCTATAGGAATGCAACGGTGCGTGCGTCCAAGTGTCACTAGAGTGTCTTTAACAGAAGCAGGGTTAACATTTGATTGCCCAACGTCGACTGATACTATGTTTCCGTGTGAAATCAGCTCATACGTTGTTGAGTACCGGAACGCAAAGAACGAAATGACGCAGCATGGCACTTCCCAGTTGCCAGCGTATTTGCTGAAAGATCTTGCTCCAAATGCGGGGTACACCGTCAGAGTCATGGCCAACTATGATCGACCGGTCTGCCAGAAAGGCGTGAGGTTCAGTGACTGGTCAACTTTCCGTACCCTAGCTGCGGATGAATGAACTTTTATCGGTACGTACTTAATTCATCTAAACAACTCATAATGACAATGTTTTTGCAGGTTCCGTGATATATAAGTCATGACTGTCGTGGTAGCGGTGTCttagtttttttctgtgTCGTTCAACTCCGGACGCCGGCATGGTGTGGTGTTTCTATGTGGTCAGCATGCGTTCACGGAAATGTATGTGATCTCAAGTCTCCGAGTTCCAACAAGGAAAAGCTTGGAAGGTGAGTATACATGTACGTAATACTCGTCTTGATCTCTTTCGTTTTGGGGCTTGACCTGCTGACCACTCCAGTATTTACGGACCCCTCCCTCTTCGTCAGTCCGGCCACGCGAGAATCAAATATGTCAAAACACTTGTTAGACGAGCACCTTCCAACAAAAACCTCTCGCCTGCGCCCTAACTTGTTCGCTCCGTCACTTGTTAAAGACTAACCCAGTCACTAGTGGCTATTATTTCCTTCTTCACGTGCGACACGAAAGGGACGATCAGATAAGTGCTAGCATTTATTGCAAACATAACATATGCACTGCAGATACTATTACGACTCTAATAGTTCTGTTCCTTTCATATCAGAGGCTGCAGGAAACTGCAATCGCTCcgtcaatttctccttgATCATCAGATAGCTGCACATTTTTTCCGGATCAATCAGAGCATCGTGGGGAAACTAAACGCCAGGTACAATTATATATAGTCAATGGCAATAATCCGCGAACAGGTTACCCGCTCTGTTACAGGTCCTTCTCGTCTCGTTATTTCCCTGAGCATGTAGTTGGTCCCCACCTAAAAGACAGACATAGAAAATCATTACTAGTGATGTTCACTCACTTGATGGTATATCCTTGTGTCGTAGATTCTCGCCAGTACTCCATCCACCCTCAGGAAAAAACGCAACAGGACAAAAAATCCGCTAGCCATGACCCTCTGAAACAGTCACAAGTAGAGACCGTGGACCAGAGTAAGTGCTTACCAATTTTACATTGAGTAGGGCTATTCCGTTGTCAGCTAGTTCGTCTTCAAATAGACAGACGTCTTCATAGAAGTGAATTTTCTCTGGCTCCTTTAGTTTTTCAATGTCAATTCGTTCGTCGGTTTGCAGTACCTATAATGCTGCACTCagaaatatttctttttttctataaagGCCAGACAGAAATAGGCTGAGCATCAGGAAGATGATACAACGATCCCACGTATTGATTGGTATAGGTCCAATCAAATGGCTTGATGACGTTATTGATTCCCTCGCTCGATTCTCTGAAGAAAACGTAAACAAAGCAACTATATAACTACAGTCGAAAAAATACCTTGTCCTTTTCCACAGTTCTGCATCAGCTACCTTTAGTGTGTCCTCTCGATTGTTGACCATTTTTAGGGCGTCCATGgcaacgaaacgaacgccgaAGCCGGCCTCGTGGCCGATTTGGAGAAGGTTATTTGCAAAAACCATTTCGGGTAAGGGCAATTCTATTTTCTGTTCAACTCTGTCGAAAGTGagtctctctttttttatcaCTTATCGATGCTCAATGTTTCTaacgtttctctctctttcgtaTTTAGTATTGGACACTTTTGCGCTGCTACAGTCCATGGACCAAAAGAGAACGTCTGCTCGTTCTTGAGTGCGGCCATCATAGACGAGACGTAACACCCGTATCATTGTCTCGTCATTGAGTTGAGGCGATATTTTTAGCAACATGATGTCGCTTGTCCGGGATTTCTTGCAACGTCATCGTTCAGAGTGACGTGTCTCTTGGTCTTGTCCGACTCCTCGTGGCTTACcagtttcgtttcgtctcaTAGGCGTTGACCCCAGTCGACACCGTCTAGCGAACGCGCAATGGCAGAAATTAAGGCACACGATCCGAAGTGAGTTTCAGAGGCTCCTCATCGCCGGAGACAACGCGTCAcgcgtcgcgtttttttcgAACAGGGACGATCTCGCCACGGCGATCCTGCGCAACAAAGAGCGACCGAaccgtcttctcgtcgacgaagccgtcaacgacgacaattccGTCGTTTCGCTATCGCAAGTAGGTTTCGCTTTTGGGGGGGGACCCGTGCGGAAACGTGGGCAGGGAAGGGCTAAAACAAGTGCTCTCGCAGGAAAAAATGGACGAACTGCAACTGTTTCGCGGCGACACCGTACTCGTCAAAGGGAAAAAACGCCGAGAAACGGTACAGAAGACGCACgcgctgttttttttttcactcAGTgccccgcgcgcgcgccttttctcttcgccaCAGGTGACAATCGTTCTATCCGACGACACGATGCCCAACAACACGATCCGCATGAATCGCGTCGTACGTCAGAACCTTCGCGTTCGACTCGGAGACATCGTTAGGTAAGAACGAAGGCCGATCTCTCTCTGACTGATGACCACACCCACGCACTTGTCGCTTCAGCATTCAAGCGTGTCCCGACGTGAAGTACGGAAAGCGAATACACGTGCTTCCGTTCGACGATTCGGTCGAAGGATTAACGGGGCAAGAAATCGTAGAAtccctttctttttcgtgaACATTTAATTTTGAGGGTTTAGGAGcctttttgacgttttcCTGAAGCCCTACTTTTTGGAAGCGTACAGGCCAATAAGAAAAGGTAATATCTCCgttttaataaatatttgaaaaaacggtttttctttttctaaaaggGGACGTTTTTCTGGTTCGAGGCGGAATGAGATCGGT carries:
- the LOC136190093 gene encoding TIP41-like protein is translated as MMAALKNEQTFSFGPWTVAAQKCPILNTKERETVEQKIELPLPEMVFANNLLQIGHEAGFGVRFVAMDALKMVNNREDTLKVADAELWKRTRESSEGINNVIKPFDWTYTNQYVGSLYHLPDAQPISVLQTDERIDIEKLKEPEKIHFYEDVCLFEDELADNGIALLNVKLRVMASGFFVLLRFFLRVDGVLARIYDTRIYHQVGTNYMLREITRREGPVTERFPHDALIDPEKMCSYLMIKEKLTERLQFPAASDMKGTELLES